The Acidobacteriota bacterium genome has a segment encoding these proteins:
- a CDS encoding CDP-alcohol phosphatidyltransferase family protein: MPLTLPNQLTLLRMGLTPLFLILLLSRQYGWTLLVFMLAAFTDALDGFIARLWRQKTTLGAYLDPVADKMLLAIAILGLALSEFPNRIPVSFAIFFLARDVIILVVILATFFTTERRGLFRPSLLGKATTLFQILLVADALFYNWRGVPSPHLSTLLWIAFSATALSAVQYSLLTSRNLAATQEQNARRMTR, translated from the coding sequence ATGCCTCTGACCCTGCCCAACCAGCTTACGCTGCTGCGAATGGGGCTTACGCCGCTTTTCTTGATTCTCCTCCTTTCCCGGCAGTATGGATGGACGCTGCTCGTGTTCATGCTGGCCGCGTTTACGGATGCATTGGACGGCTTCATCGCCCGCCTGTGGAGGCAGAAAACCACCCTGGGGGCCTACCTCGACCCAGTGGCCGACAAGATGCTCCTCGCCATTGCCATCCTGGGCCTCGCGTTGAGCGAATTCCCGAACCGCATCCCGGTGTCTTTCGCCATCTTCTTCCTCGCCCGCGACGTCATCATCCTGGTGGTTATCCTAGCCACGTTCTTTACCACCGAGCGGCGGGGCTTGTTCCGCCCCTCCCTTTTGGGAAAGGCGACGACTCTTTTCCAGATACTGCTCGTCGCCGACGCGCTCTTCTACAATTGGCGCGGCGTTCCATCGCCGCATCTCTCAACCCTTTTGTGGATCGCGTTCTCGGCCACCGCGCTTTCGGCCGTGCAGTACAGCCTCCTCACGAGCCGCAACCTGGCCGCAACGCAGGAGCAAAATGCAAGAAGAATGACCAGATGA
- a CDS encoding zinc ribbon domain-containing protein: protein MPLIHCEECGTEISQKAPICPQCGHPRRFEPFPLLKIPRKKRRGCCGCLFFLLLVALLALAAWLARDRLPEGVREKLGLVRQYAAGEPLTVYDKEVQIPGGNYFHIQLPLAKVSEITLEFEVTSGPAINVYGMDEEGLRAWETDGASGEAFQPLPGWSFPAATEGRHEGALDAGTYYFVADNSGFQKGEDVGGGDNTASVRIKVSQKL, encoded by the coding sequence ATGCCTCTAATCCACTGCGAAGAGTGCGGAACAGAGATATCGCAAAAAGCCCCGATATGTCCCCAGTGCGGCCACCCGCGCCGCTTCGAGCCGTTTCCGCTTCTCAAGATCCCGAGGAAGAAACGCAGGGGCTGCTGCGGCTGCCTGTTTTTCCTGCTGCTCGTTGCGTTGCTGGCGCTTGCGGCATGGCTCGCCCGGGACAGGCTGCCCGAGGGTGTGCGCGAAAAACTCGGCCTAGTGCGCCAGTACGCGGCGGGCGAGCCCCTGACGGTTTACGACAAGGAGGTGCAAATCCCCGGGGGCAACTACTTTCACATCCAGCTTCCCCTGGCCAAGGTTTCCGAAATCACCCTGGAGTTCGAGGTAACGTCCGGCCCCGCGATCAACGTCTACGGCATGGACGAGGAGGGATTGCGGGCGTGGGAAACCGACGGAGCCTCCGGTGAGGCGTTTCAGCCTCTTCCCGGCTGGTCGTTTCCCGCGGCGACTGAGGGCCGCCACGAGGGAGCGCTGGACGCGGGCACGTACTACTTTGTCGCGGACAATTCCGGCTTTCAGAAAGGTGAAGACGTTGGCGGCGGCGACAACACGGCGAGCGTCCGCATCAAGGTCTCGCAGAAGCTCTAG
- a CDS encoding outer membrane beta-barrel protein, which translates to MRRNTAVFMALAIFLALQARGVDLQHDVGVSSGYFAASDANVDDGWVTNFNWEVHTGSKLAFRFTLGTIETDFVEEIICGESDCTDAFDNDGDGSINEMEDLWKDIDFNIKWYVTMSLVARGQRKRFNPHVLVGLGAYKIDPVLAPGDDPEDAQVFHFGPHAGFGASLRVGENWTFPFDAQMHWVIDKRLEDLGVTLTAGARLRNPSSFFDEKYFEIGGGYFTGDGDNGIFLGIPVEEEIESGLAANLRLGGFFTKHWGLEGQLWGSTADFAATIDLGSSSISSSDDVNVMGLDASTVFRLNPSGKFNFLLLGGIGVIGSTESEIEGVDFELGIPGPDKEPVDLGSSLTLHLGAAAKIFLWENFYLRPDVRYLHVDGVDLDFDSGKESQLDYSVATVSAGWVFDNE; encoded by the coding sequence ATGAGACGCAACACGGCCGTTTTCATGGCGCTTGCCATCTTTCTGGCGCTTCAAGCGCGCGGAGTGGATCTTCAGCACGACGTGGGTGTGAGCAGCGGTTACTTTGCGGCGAGCGACGCCAACGTCGATGACGGATGGGTGACGAACTTCAACTGGGAGGTCCACACCGGCTCGAAATTGGCGTTCCGCTTCACACTGGGAACCATCGAAACCGACTTCGTGGAGGAGATTATCTGCGGTGAGTCCGATTGTACCGATGCGTTTGACAACGATGGTGACGGCTCCATCAATGAAATGGAGGACTTGTGGAAGGACATTGATTTCAACATCAAATGGTACGTAACCATGAGCCTGGTTGCTCGCGGCCAGCGCAAGCGGTTCAACCCCCACGTCCTCGTAGGGCTGGGGGCGTACAAGATAGACCCGGTCTTGGCCCCCGGCGACGACCCGGAAGATGCTCAGGTTTTCCACTTCGGCCCCCATGCCGGGTTTGGCGCGTCGCTCCGGGTAGGCGAAAATTGGACCTTTCCTTTCGACGCCCAGATGCACTGGGTGATTGATAAAAGACTCGAGGACCTGGGCGTTACCCTAACGGCGGGAGCGCGGCTGAGGAATCCATCGTCTTTTTTTGACGAAAAGTACTTTGAAATCGGTGGTGGTTATTTCACCGGGGACGGCGACAACGGCATCTTCCTAGGAATACCCGTAGAAGAAGAAATCGAAAGCGGCCTTGCCGCCAATCTTCGCTTAGGTGGGTTTTTCACGAAACACTGGGGGCTGGAAGGCCAGCTTTGGGGCTCTACCGCGGATTTCGCCGCCACTATAGATCTGGGTTCAAGCAGCATTTCAAGCAGCGATGACGTGAATGTTATGGGCCTCGATGCGAGTACCGTTTTCCGTCTCAATCCGTCCGGAAAATTTAACTTCCTTTTGCTAGGCGGCATCGGCGTCATAGGCAGCACCGAGTCGGAAATAGAGGGCGTCGACTTCGAGCTGGGCATCCCCGGTCCCGACAAAGAACCAGTAGATCTCGGGAGTTCTCTGACGCTACATCTTGGCGCTGCAGCCAAGATTTTTCTGTGGGAGAATTTTTATCTCCGCCCCGACGTTCGTTATCTCCACGTAGACGGCGTCGACTTGGACTTCGATAGCGGCAAAGAAAGTCAACTCGACTATTCCGTGGCCACTGTGAGTGCCGGATGGGTATTTGATAATGAATAG
- a CDS encoding diguanylate cyclase: protein MELTEGLARVKETILPLLEDGAVDGGRLMREIESLKEKQSIEAYSLLLLLLTHLRFGEAEAEEHWRAIMHHCETMSKNLGRDVGVRVALMDYFVNLNKKLSNPKLIELTMYEQIERSAVTDSLTGLYHHRHFRETLQKEIQRAGRFHQTRSLLFLDLDNFKEVNDSLGHLHGDMVLVEVSEILKRCIRTIDIAARYGGEEFAVLLPETDRYGAYVVGERIRRSIEEHFQAREKEGARYSLTLSGGVACYPDDAVAVEELIARADAALYQAKGAGKNQICAHHAERRNFIRITLSDTVIVRQLEPADGLASARTVNVSRGGVLFRSERRFPLGSLVEIQFLSRSGGGRADADDEAEGKPRAPEEGGLRLKARIVRLEEAANDDEAPQYEIGCCFVVEGDDDERRIMAYIQNTQLDPGA from the coding sequence ATGGAACTTACCGAAGGCCTCGCCCGCGTAAAGGAAACGATTCTGCCGCTCCTCGAGGACGGAGCCGTCGACGGCGGTCGCCTCATGCGCGAAATCGAATCGCTCAAGGAGAAACAATCCATCGAAGCCTATTCGCTGCTCCTGCTCTTGTTGACGCATTTGCGGTTCGGGGAGGCCGAGGCCGAAGAACATTGGCGCGCCATCATGCACCACTGCGAGACGATGAGCAAAAACCTGGGACGCGACGTCGGCGTGCGCGTGGCGCTCATGGACTACTTCGTCAACCTCAACAAGAAGCTCTCCAATCCCAAGCTCATCGAGCTCACCATGTACGAGCAGATTGAGCGCAGCGCCGTCACGGACAGCCTTACGGGCCTCTACCACCACCGCCACTTCCGGGAAACTCTTCAAAAGGAGATCCAGCGCGCCGGGCGCTTCCACCAGACGCGGAGCCTTCTTTTTCTCGACCTCGACAATTTCAAGGAAGTGAACGACTCGTTGGGGCACCTGCACGGCGACATGGTGCTCGTCGAGGTTTCGGAAATCTTGAAGCGCTGCATACGCACGATCGATATCGCGGCGCGCTACGGCGGGGAGGAGTTCGCCGTGCTTCTCCCGGAGACCGACCGCTACGGCGCCTACGTGGTCGGCGAGCGCATCCGCCGCTCCATCGAGGAGCATTTCCAGGCGCGCGAGAAGGAAGGCGCCCGCTATTCGCTCACCCTGAGCGGCGGCGTCGCCTGCTACCCCGACGACGCCGTCGCCGTCGAGGAGCTCATCGCGCGGGCGGACGCCGCCCTCTACCAGGCGAAGGGCGCGGGCAAGAACCAAATCTGCGCGCACCACGCCGAGCGCCGCAATTTTATCCGCATCACGCTGAGCGACACGGTCATTGTGCGCCAGCTCGAGCCCGCCGACGGACTCGCGTCGGCGCGAACCGTCAACGTGAGCCGCGGCGGCGTCCTCTTTCGCTCCGAGCGGCGGTTTCCGCTGGGAAGCCTTGTCGAGATTCAGTTTCTCTCCCGATCCGGCGGCGGCCGCGCCGACGCCGATGATGAAGCGGAAGGCAAGCCCCGGGCGCCGGAAGAAGGGGGCCTGCGCCTCAAGGCGCGAATCGTCCGCCTTGAGGAGGCGGCCAACGACGACGAGGCGCCGCAATACGAGATCGGCTGCTGTTTCGTCGTCGAGGGGGACGACGACGAGCGCCGCATTATGGCCTATATCCAGAACACGCAGCTTGACCCCGGCGCGTAG
- a CDS encoding DedA family protein produces the protein MDRDRNPLRRLYRWTESLAERPSGTWSLFGLSFAESSFFPVPPDVLLITLGIGRPRRSFWFAAVCTAGSVAGGLAGYAIGVFLFESVGRALLEFYGAMEGFEHVRELYRRHDAWIVFTAGFTPIPYKVFTIAAGACSINVPVFVIASLLGRAGRFFLVAAALWFFGPPIKPFLEKYFNLLSILFVLALLGGFVLLKFVL, from the coding sequence ATGGATCGAGACCGCAATCCGCTGCGGCGGCTCTACCGCTGGACGGAGTCGCTCGCGGAGCGGCCCTCGGGCACGTGGTCGCTTTTCGGGCTCTCGTTCGCGGAATCGTCCTTCTTCCCCGTGCCGCCCGACGTCCTTCTCATCACCCTCGGCATCGGAAGACCGCGCCGCTCGTTCTGGTTCGCCGCAGTCTGCACCGCGGGCTCCGTGGCCGGCGGCCTCGCGGGCTACGCCATCGGCGTATTCCTGTTCGAGAGCGTGGGCCGCGCCCTCCTCGAGTTCTACGGGGCCATGGAAGGCTTCGAGCACGTCCGGGAGCTCTACCGGCGCCACGACGCGTGGATCGTCTTCACCGCGGGCTTCACGCCCATTCCCTACAAGGTGTTCACCATCGCCGCGGGCGCCTGCTCGATCAACGTCCCGGTGTTCGTCATCGCCTCCCTCCTCGGGCGCGCCGGACGGTTCTTCCTCGTCGCCGCGGCGCTCTGGTTCTTCGGCCCGCCCATCAAGCCCTTCCTCGAAAAATACTTCAACCTCCTCTCCATCCTCTTCGTGCTCGCGCTTCTCGGCGGCTTCGTGCTCCTGAAGTTCGTGCTGTAA
- a CDS encoding glycosyltransferase family 2 protein, whose amino-acid sequence MLSVVIASWNTRPYLEACLASLRGQTCRDVEIIVVDNGSRDGTVPLLRKSWPDVRLVENARNEGFARANNQGLAAARGEFLLFLNADTVLDDDALERAIGTFAEDEAIGAVAPKLLRLDGETLDSAGQFLSRTRKVRERGYGEPDRGQFDRAEDVFSVCGAAAFWRREAVEDVSVGGEFFDEDFFSYWEDLDTGWRARRRGWRVRYNPAVRIRHARGGAFASGRLPFAILGRSEEFQHHILKNRYLTLIKNDSWGALLRDLPYVIAGEIAVRLFLLTHPWHLLRLLEGAEDYVPRALARRRALREKPPSAPTSRMSE is encoded by the coding sequence ATGCTCTCCGTCGTCATCGCATCGTGGAACACGCGCCCGTACCTCGAGGCATGTCTCGCGTCCCTCCGCGGCCAGACGTGCCGCGACGTGGAAATCATCGTCGTGGACAACGGCTCGCGGGACGGAACGGTGCCGCTTCTTCGAAAAAGCTGGCCGGACGTCCGCCTCGTCGAAAACGCGCGGAACGAGGGGTTCGCCCGGGCCAACAACCAGGGGCTGGCCGCGGCGCGGGGCGAGTTCCTCCTGTTTCTCAACGCCGACACGGTTCTCGACGACGACGCCCTCGAGCGCGCTATAGGAACGTTCGCGGAAGACGAAGCGATCGGCGCGGTGGCGCCCAAGCTGCTGCGCCTAGACGGCGAGACCCTGGACAGCGCCGGCCAATTCCTGAGCCGCACGAGGAAGGTCCGGGAGCGCGGCTACGGCGAGCCCGACCGCGGCCAGTTCGACCGCGCCGAGGACGTCTTTTCCGTCTGCGGGGCGGCCGCGTTCTGGCGGCGGGAGGCCGTCGAGGACGTGAGCGTGGGGGGGGAGTTCTTCGACGAGGATTTCTTCTCTTACTGGGAGGACCTGGACACGGGCTGGCGCGCCCGGCGGCGCGGCTGGCGGGTACGCTACAACCCCGCGGTGCGGATCCGGCACGCCCGCGGCGGGGCCTTCGCTTCGGGGCGCCTCCCCTTCGCCATCCTGGGGCGCAGCGAGGAGTTTCAGCACCACATCCTAAAGAACCGCTACCTGACGCTCATCAAGAACGACTCCTGGGGCGCGCTCCTGCGCGACCTGCCGTACGTGATCGCCGGGGAAATCGCCGTCCGCCTTTTCCTGCTGACCCACCCGTGGCATCTGCTGAGACTGCTCGAAGGGGCCGAGGATTACGTGCCGCGCGCGCTGGCGCGCCGCCGGGCGCTGCGCGAGAAACCCCCGTCCGCCCCCACGTCCCGGATGTCGGAATAA
- a CDS encoding NAD-dependent protein deacylase gives MDDWNQAASLLRSARFAVALTGAGISSESGLDTFRGGGGLWKKFPPERYATLSAFRRNPERCWEFFLELGRLIERAEPNRAHRILAAWEARGLLKAVITQNVDGLHQRVGSRRVVEFHGSHRRLECLACGAGAEAPAAGETREAPRCSCGAVMKPAAVLFEEAIPARALEEAQRLSEACDCLLVIGTSAAVVPASHIPGAVRAPRPARPGGGAVIEINPEKTFLGASDAALRAPASEALSRLDSLIQEETGQSWNLPKASPA, from the coding sequence ATGGACGACTGGAACCAGGCCGCCTCACTTTTGCGAAGCGCGCGGTTTGCAGTAGCGCTCACCGGGGCGGGCATTTCTTCCGAGAGCGGCCTCGACACCTTCCGCGGCGGGGGCGGCCTCTGGAAAAAATTCCCGCCCGAGCGGTACGCTACGCTTTCGGCGTTTCGAAGGAATCCGGAGCGCTGCTGGGAATTTTTTCTCGAGCTCGGGCGGCTCATCGAGCGCGCCGAGCCCAATCGGGCGCATCGGATTCTTGCCGCCTGGGAGGCGCGCGGCCTCTTGAAGGCCGTGATCACGCAGAACGTGGACGGCCTTCACCAGAGGGTGGGGTCGCGGCGCGTGGTGGAGTTCCACGGCTCGCACCGCCGCCTCGAGTGCCTTGCGTGCGGCGCCGGGGCCGAAGCTCCAGCGGCGGGCGAGACGCGCGAAGCGCCGCGTTGCTCCTGCGGCGCCGTCATGAAGCCCGCCGCCGTGCTCTTCGAAGAGGCCATCCCAGCCCGGGCGCTCGAAGAGGCGCAGCGCCTGAGCGAGGCGTGCGACTGCCTCCTCGTCATCGGCACCTCGGCGGCCGTGGTCCCCGCTTCGCACATTCCCGGGGCTGTTAGGGCGCCTCGTCCGGCCCGCCCCGGCGGCGGGGCCGTCATCGAGATCAATCCCGAAAAAACGTTTCTGGGCGCGTCCGACGCCGCTCTGCGCGCCCCGGCCTCGGAAGCGCTCTCTCGCCTTGACTCCCTCATTCAGGAAGAAACAGGACAATCATGGAACTTACCGAAGGCCTCGCCCGCGTAA
- the pdhA gene encoding pyruvate dehydrogenase (acetyl-transferring) E1 component subunit alpha translates to MPKPDPLRDTFQILKPDGTLANKALEPKFSKDELLRHYKMIVLVRILDDRMYMAQRQGRIGFYVGGEGEETAHVAAAAALRDDDFIIPSYREMGAAFMRGLTLRQFMAQLMGNSEDLIKGRQMPCHIAYAPGNYLSVSSPVGTQIPQATGLAWALKHIDQKERVAIVFFGEGASSEGSFHAAANFAGVFKAPVIFFCRNNQYAISVPLEKQTASETIAVKALAYGIEGIRVDGNDFLAVYHATKQAAKRARAGKGPTLLEAHMYRYGPHTSSDDPRTYRSDQEVKKWARYDGLPRLRKYLERKGWWSREEDQELHAATDREIVSTFKEVEKLPPPPIETMFEEVYAEMPWHLREQMEELQRYLESTDKKAAAEGHG, encoded by the coding sequence ATGCCGAAACCTGATCCCCTGCGGGACACATTTCAGATTCTCAAGCCGGACGGAACCCTGGCGAACAAGGCGCTCGAGCCGAAGTTCTCCAAGGACGAGCTTCTGCGTCACTACAAGATGATAGTGCTCGTGCGCATCCTCGACGACCGCATGTACATGGCCCAGCGCCAGGGGCGCATCGGGTTTTACGTCGGCGGCGAGGGAGAAGAGACGGCGCACGTCGCCGCGGCGGCCGCGCTCCGCGACGACGATTTCATCATCCCGAGCTACCGCGAGATGGGCGCCGCGTTCATGCGCGGCCTGACGTTGCGGCAATTCATGGCGCAGCTTATGGGTAATTCCGAAGACCTCATCAAGGGCCGCCAGATGCCATGCCACATCGCCTACGCTCCCGGGAACTACCTTTCCGTCTCGAGCCCCGTGGGAACTCAGATCCCGCAGGCCACGGGCCTCGCGTGGGCCTTGAAGCACATCGACCAGAAGGAGCGCGTGGCGATCGTCTTCTTCGGAGAGGGGGCATCGTCGGAAGGGTCGTTTCACGCGGCCGCTAACTTCGCGGGCGTTTTCAAAGCCCCCGTCATCTTCTTCTGCCGAAACAACCAGTACGCGATCTCGGTTCCGCTGGAAAAGCAGACGGCCTCGGAAACCATCGCCGTCAAGGCCCTGGCCTATGGAATCGAGGGCATCCGCGTGGACGGAAACGATTTCCTCGCCGTCTACCATGCCACGAAGCAGGCCGCAAAGCGGGCCCGCGCCGGAAAAGGCCCCACTCTCCTCGAGGCCCATATGTACCGCTACGGCCCGCACACGAGCTCGGACGACCCGCGCACCTATCGCTCGGACCAGGAGGTCAAGAAGTGGGCCCGGTACGACGGTCTTCCGCGCCTGCGCAAGTACCTCGAGCGCAAAGGCTGGTGGAGCAGGGAAGAAGACCAGGAACTCCACGCGGCCACGGACCGGGAGATTGTTTCCACGTTCAAGGAAGTGGAAAAACTGCCGCCGCCCCCTATCGAAACCATGTTCGAGGAGGTTTACGCCGAGATGCCGTGGCACCTTCGAGAGCAGATGGAAGAGCTGCAGCGTTACCTCGAAAGCACCGACAAGAAAGCCGCGGCGGAAGGACACGGATAG
- a CDS encoding alpha-ketoacid dehydrogenase subunit beta: MPVMTLIQAINHALHLEMERDKRVVVLGEDVGKAGGVFRTTAGLYEKFGPDRAIDTPLSEDGIMGTAIGMALYGMRPVPEIQFADFIYPAFDQIVNELAMYRHRSGGQFACPLVIRSPCGGGIKGGHCHSQSPEAHFVHTAGLKVVIPSSPYEAKGLLLASIRDDDPVLFLEPKRIYRAVRAEVPEDDYTIPLGKARVAKEGKDVSVFAYGAMLQTALEAAEKAQEEDLDLEVVDLQTLMPLDIETVEASVRKTGRAVVAHEAPRTCGYGAELSALIHERLLLCLEAPVQRVTGFDTPFPYVHEYTYMPDAGRILLGVRKTLEY, encoded by the coding sequence ATGCCCGTCATGACCCTCATCCAGGCCATCAACCACGCGCTCCATCTCGAGATGGAGCGCGACAAGCGCGTCGTCGTCCTCGGGGAAGACGTCGGGAAAGCGGGCGGCGTCTTCCGCACCACGGCGGGCCTCTACGAAAAATTCGGCCCCGACCGCGCCATAGACACGCCGCTTTCCGAAGACGGCATAATGGGTACGGCCATCGGCATGGCGCTCTATGGAATGCGGCCCGTGCCGGAGATTCAGTTTGCCGACTTCATCTATCCGGCCTTCGACCAGATTGTCAACGAGCTCGCGATGTACCGCCACCGCTCTGGCGGACAATTCGCCTGCCCGCTCGTCATTCGCTCGCCCTGCGGTGGAGGCATCAAAGGCGGGCACTGCCACTCGCAGAGCCCCGAGGCCCATTTCGTCCACACGGCCGGTCTCAAAGTGGTCATTCCCTCCAGCCCCTACGAGGCCAAGGGGCTTCTGCTTGCGTCCATCCGCGACGATGACCCCGTCTTGTTCCTCGAGCCCAAGCGAATCTACCGCGCCGTTCGGGCCGAGGTGCCGGAGGACGACTACACGATTCCCCTCGGCAAGGCCCGCGTCGCGAAGGAAGGCAAAGACGTGAGCGTCTTCGCCTACGGGGCGATGCTTCAGACGGCGCTCGAGGCGGCGGAAAAAGCCCAAGAAGAAGACCTGGATCTGGAGGTCGTGGATTTGCAGACGCTGATGCCCCTCGACATCGAGACCGTGGAAGCCTCGGTCAGGAAAACGGGACGCGCCGTCGTGGCGCACGAGGCGCCGCGCACCTGCGGCTACGGCGCGGAGCTCTCGGCGCTCATCCACGAGCGCCTCCTGCTCTGCCTCGAGGCCCCCGTGCAGCGCGTCACGGGATTCGACACCCCGTTTCCCTACGTCCACGAGTACACCTACATGCCCGACGCCGGGCGAATCCTGCTCGGCGTACGCAAGACATTGGAATATTAA
- a CDS encoding 2-oxo acid dehydrogenase subunit E2 codes for MPFEFRLPDIGEGIVEGEIIAWHVKEGDVLEEDQPIVEIMTDKATIVIPSPKSGKVLKRFGKEGAVIKVGAVMVVIDAEDGSAEIPPKPPAAVAQEPEPQRAEPPPAPPPTALADRAAPPSAPVARADEKDRQALATPATRKLARELGVDISQVPPTGSQGRVTKEDVQRFAQGEARVASTLRQATPAAPPPAAEERIPFRGLRRKIAEKMSLSKSAIPHFTFVDEVDMTELVALREKAKPLARERGVKLTYLAFIAKALVPAFRKYPLLNSTLDSEAQEIVLKHYYNLGIAVDTDDGLVVTVVKNVEAKSVLQVAGEIVELSEKARARKLALDDVQGGTFTISSVGNLGGVFGTPIINHPEVAILGVNTIEERPVVRGGVVTIRSMMYLSISLDHRVVDGAVGARFIGEVKRYLENPELLFLDMV; via the coding sequence ATGCCATTTGAATTCCGGCTTCCGGACATCGGCGAAGGCATAGTCGAGGGCGAGATCATCGCCTGGCACGTCAAGGAGGGCGACGTCTTAGAGGAAGACCAGCCCATCGTGGAAATCATGACGGACAAGGCGACCATCGTCATTCCCTCGCCCAAGTCCGGCAAGGTGCTCAAGCGCTTCGGCAAGGAAGGCGCGGTGATCAAGGTCGGCGCCGTCATGGTGGTGATCGACGCGGAGGACGGCAGCGCGGAAATTCCTCCAAAGCCGCCCGCCGCCGTGGCGCAGGAGCCCGAACCGCAGCGGGCGGAGCCGCCGCCCGCCCCTCCCCCGACGGCCCTCGCCGACCGGGCGGCGCCCCCTTCGGCGCCGGTGGCGCGCGCCGACGAGAAAGACCGCCAGGCTCTCGCGACGCCCGCCACTCGGAAGCTGGCCCGCGAGCTCGGCGTCGATATCTCCCAGGTGCCCCCCACGGGCTCCCAGGGGCGCGTCACGAAGGAGGACGTCCAGCGCTTCGCGCAGGGGGAAGCGCGGGTCGCGTCGACCCTCCGCCAGGCGACTCCCGCCGCCCCGCCCCCGGCGGCCGAGGAGCGCATCCCTTTCCGCGGCCTGCGGCGAAAGATCGCCGAAAAGATGTCCCTCTCGAAGTCCGCCATTCCCCACTTCACGTTCGTGGACGAGGTGGACATGACGGAGCTCGTCGCCCTGCGCGAGAAGGCCAAGCCGCTGGCCCGGGAGCGCGGCGTCAAGCTCACGTATCTCGCGTTCATTGCCAAGGCGCTCGTGCCGGCGTTCCGAAAATACCCGCTCCTCAATTCCACCCTCGACTCGGAGGCCCAGGAAATCGTCCTCAAACACTACTACAACCTTGGCATAGCCGTGGACACGGACGACGGCCTCGTGGTGACCGTCGTAAAGAACGTGGAGGCGAAAAGCGTTCTTCAGGTAGCAGGTGAAATCGTCGAGCTTTCCGAAAAGGCGCGCGCCAGGAAACTCGCCCTCGACGACGTGCAGGGAGGGACGTTCACGATCTCAAGCGTCGGAAACCTGGGCGGCGTGTTCGGCACCCCCATCATCAACCATCCCGAGGTGGCCATCCTGGGCGTGAACACCATCGAGGAGCGTCCCGTCGTGCGCGGCGGCGTCGTGACCATACGCTCGATGATGTACCTGAGCATCTCGCTCGACCACCGCGTCGTGGACGGCGCCGTCGGGGCGCGCTTCATCGGCGAGGTGAAGAGGTATCTCGAAAACCCCGAGCTTCTGTTCCTGGATATGGTGTAA
- a CDS encoding alpha/beta hydrolase: MPNIRARRSTAKWFLRILAHVAVVWLALFLMFQWFEGKITYHPPRHLIETPSGRGVAFEDVFMETEDGLAAHGWWIPAPAIDADDSEERAAPPTILEFHGNAENISYGMDQHVAFHGLGWNQLVVDYRGYGRSEGEPSEEGLYRDGDAAYAHVRARGVPPERIVIYGRSLGGAVAVYVAHRHPAAALVTEGLFTDTHRVGRDILPFIPVRLFIKKRFDSLSRVSGLHVPKLFMHAAYDEVIPVHHAERVFEAAAPPKELFWIPGAGHNDAFYAATKAYLAAVKRFVETHVQKISEERISPI, encoded by the coding sequence GTGCCAAACATACGCGCCCGCCGCAGCACGGCAAAATGGTTTCTCAGAATCCTCGCGCATGTCGCCGTCGTCTGGCTCGCTCTTTTCCTGATGTTCCAGTGGTTTGAAGGAAAAATCACGTACCATCCGCCGCGGCACCTCATCGAAACGCCTTCCGGCCGCGGCGTGGCCTTCGAGGACGTTTTCATGGAAACCGAGGACGGCCTCGCCGCCCACGGCTGGTGGATCCCCGCCCCCGCAATTGATGCCGATGATTCCGAGGAGCGGGCCGCGCCTCCCACCATCCTGGAATTCCACGGAAACGCCGAGAACATCTCCTACGGCATGGACCAGCATGTGGCGTTCCACGGCCTCGGCTGGAATCAGCTCGTCGTGGACTACCGGGGCTACGGGCGCTCGGAAGGCGAGCCCTCGGAAGAGGGACTCTACCGTGACGGCGACGCGGCCTATGCCCACGTGCGCGCGCGGGGCGTCCCTCCGGAGCGCATCGTCATCTACGGGCGCTCCCTGGGAGGGGCCGTCGCGGTGTACGTCGCGCACCGCCACCCGGCGGCGGCGCTCGTTACGGAAGGGCTCTTCACGGACACGCACCGCGTCGGGCGGGATATCCTGCCGTTTATTCCGGTGCGGCTTTTCATCAAGAAGCGCTTCGACTCGCTCTCCCGCGTCTCCGGGCTCCACGTCCCCAAGCTCTTCATGCACGCCGCTTACGACGAGGTGATTCCCGTCCACCATGCCGAGCGGGTCTTCGAGGCCGCCGCCCCGCCCAAGGAGCTTTTCTGGATTCCCGGCGCCGGTCACAACGACGCCTTCTACGCCGCGACGAAGGCATACCTGGCCGCCGTCAAGCGGTTTGTTGAAACGCATGTGCAGAAAATTTCCGAAGAAAGAATTTCCCCGATTTAA